In Musa acuminata AAA Group cultivar baxijiao chromosome BXJ3-9, Cavendish_Baxijiao_AAA, whole genome shotgun sequence, a single genomic region encodes these proteins:
- the LOC103999162 gene encoding galactoside 2-alpha-L-fucosyltransferase, translating to MRDKLLGAAAGRPLLVVAALTIVLLLIFLSGATRNLPLDLLTRSYSAPEEGPQNCSSASPIEPAKDKLLGGLLSPAFDEPSCLSRYQSALFWKSSNHTPSPFLLQKLRSYEALHKRCGPHTDLYNKSIEQLRSNRSTGPLECNYVVWLQSGGLGNRLMSLISTFLYAILNNRVLLLSVPDDLHDMFCEPFPGTSWALPWDFPIKKLETHDFYRGSPQSYGNLLKNKVLSNGMNTTLASLPAYLYLHLMHDADDSDKMFYCEDAQPLFQSFPWLFLRSNQYFAPSLFLMSQYNDELQKLFPEKETVFHHLGRYLVHPANSVWGYVTRYYEAYLANAKERVGIQVRNFPNAPVKLELMLDQVVNCTLKEKILPDIEVEVPANLTTSGVKPKAVLVTSLQTGYFEKLRNMYYEHSSTTGDAIGVYQPSHEELQRTENQNHNTKALAEMYLLSFSDVLVTTAFSTFGYVAQGLGGLRPWMVLRPDNQNPPCRRALSMEPCFHFASAYDCKAGRNIDKGTVVPHVKHCEDLDFRWGLKLFD from the coding sequence GTCCCCAGAACTGCTCATCGGCATCTCCGATTGAGCCAGCCAAGGACAAGCTCCTTGGAGGTCTACTGAGCCctgcattcgatgaaccctcttgCCTGAGCCGCTACCAGTCCGCACTGTTCTGGAAATCATCGAACCACACGCCATCGCCGTTCCTCTTGCAGAAGCTGCGAAGCTACGAAGCCCTCCACAAAAGATGTGGCCCGCACACCGATCTCTATAACAAGAGCATCGAGCAGCTCAGATCCAATCGCAGCACAGGGCCTTTGGAGTGCAACTACGTGGTGTGGCTGCAATCCGGTGGATTAGGCAACAGATTGATGAGCCTGATCTCCACATTCCTCTACGCGATCCTCAACAACAGGGTGTTGTTGCTCAGTGTTCCTGATGACCTCCATGACATGTTCTGCGAGCCATTTCCTGGGACTTCGTGGGCTTTACCTTGGGATTTCCCCATCAAGAAGTTGGAGACCCACGACTTCTATCGCGGATCTCCTCAGAGTTACGGAAACCTGCTGAAGAACAAGGTGCTCAGCAATGGCATGAACACCACGCTTGCTTCGCTGCCGGCTTATCTCTATCTCCACCTGATGCACGATGCCGATGACTCCGATAAGATGTTCTACTGTGAAGATGCTCAGCCGCTGTTTCAAAGCTTCCCATGGCTGTTCCTGCGATCAAACCAGTACTTCGCGCCCTCTTTGTTCCTCATGTCGCAGTACAACGACGAACTACAGAAGCTCTTCCCGGAGAAAGAGACCGTCTTCCACCATTTGGGCAGATACCTTGTCCATCCTGCTAACTCGGTCTGGGGCTACGTCACAAGGTACTACGAAGCTTATCTAGCCAATGCGAAGGAAAGGGTCGGCATCCAAGTCAGGAACTTCCCGAACGCGCCGGTTAAGTTGGAGCTCATGCTGGATCAAGTCGTCAATTGCACGCTGAAAGAGAAGATACTGCCGGACATCGAGGTGGAAGTTCCTGCGAACCTGACGACAAGCGGAGTGAAGCCGAAAGCTGTGCTCGTGACCAGTCTGCAGACGGGGTACTTCGAGAAGCTCAGGAACATGTACTACGAGCATTCGTCGACCACCGGAGATGCGATCGGCGTGTACCAGCCAAGCCACGAGGAGCTGCAGCGCACGGAGAACCAGAATCACAACACGAAGGCTCTCGCGGAGATGTATCTGCTGAGCTTCAGCGACGTGCTGGTGACCACTGCGTTCTCCACGTTCGGCTACGTGGCGCAAGGTCTAGGCGGACTGAGGCCGTGGATGGTGCTGAGGCCGGACAACCAGAACCCACCCTGCCGCCGGGCGCTGTCGATGGAGCCCTGCTTCCATTTCGCGTCGGCGTACGACTGCAAGGCAGGGAGGAACATCGACAAAGGGACGGTGGTGCCGCACGTGAAGCACTGCGAAGATTTAGATTTCCGCTGGGGTCTTAAGCTGTTCGATTGA